In Engystomops pustulosus unplaced genomic scaffold, aEngPut4.maternal MAT_SCAFFOLD_754, whole genome shotgun sequence, a genomic segment contains:
- the LOC140112401 gene encoding taste receptor type 2 member 10-like, translating into MIYFALFSFAMSCNVWFSTFLCVYFCLKIVNVKNTLYICLQRNFQKVFPWLFMSAILGSVLVSFLFILNMTEENSSNLGLNISAINMQNNSSFTDIKEKDILYFMILSWTATMILSISASVIVTSLFKHMNQVQQNFGGFRSPNMKIHVQVLRTVISFLFSYIFIFSALTVNLTSRGITWNYLLFLIYDISKGVVSWSLIKGNRNLDKALRNIFSKLHCTNTSNNVG; encoded by the coding sequence ATGATTTACTTTGCTTTATTTTCTTTTGCCATGTCCTGCAATGTCTGGTTCTCCACCTTCCTCTGTGTTTACTTCTGTCTGAAGATTGTGAATGTGAAGAATACATTATACATTTGTCTGCAGAGGAACTTTCAGAAGGTTTTCCCCTGGCTTTTCATGTCAGCTATACTGGGGTCTGTACTTGTGAGTTTCCTATTTATTCTTAACATGACGGAAGAAAATTCTTCAAATTTAGGACTAAACATCTCTGCCATAAATATGCAAAATAACTCTTCATTTACAGATATTAAAGAGAaggatattttatattttatgattCTGTCCTGGACTGCAACTATGATCCTCTCCATCTCAGCCTCAGTTATCGTCACTTCTCTATTCAAACATATGAATCAGGTGCAACAAAACTTTGGTGGTTTCAGAAGTCCCAACATGAAGATCCATGTCCAAGTCTTGAGGACAGTGATATCTTTTCTTTTTagttatatctttattttttcagCTCTGACAGTAAATCTCACATCACGTGGTATCACATGGAATTATTTGCTGTTTCTAATCTATGATATAAGTAAAGGGGTCGTCAGCTGGAGTTTAATCAAAGGAAATCGGAATCTGGATAAGGCTCTAAGGAACATCTTTAGTAAATTACATTGTACGAATACATCTAATAATGTGGGATAA